TTGCACGGTTAGATGCAATTGTTTCAAGAGCGGAGTCAATTGATTTAATTGCAGCTGAAGCGTTTGGACCTGTTTTTTGAATGTCACCAGCTGCAATCATAGTAGTAGGATTAAGTTCTTTGCCAATGTTTTGGGCTGTATCAAGGTCCTTAGCACTATTGTATGCTGTGAATTTTGCCTCGATTTTTCCGATGTTTTCATCGCTCATTAAGCCTTTAACTTTATCGAAAGCTTGCTTGAAGTTATCAACAGCTGCTTGAATGTCTTCATCTTTAGCTTTAGGAATAACAGTAGTACCGTCTGCTTCTTTCCCAGTACCATCAGGTAATTCAGCTAATTTTTTTTGAGCAGCTTTTAAAGCTTTAATATCTTCAGCGGCATTTGTTAGGTCTGCATCTGTAATTTTAATAGTTTGTGTTCCAGTACCACTAATTGATAATTTATCAAGTTTTAATGTTTCAGTAGATACATTTGATAAATTAATATTAATTTGTTTGCTAGTATCAGCATTGTCTAAAGTTTGAATTGCGATAGAATCTTTAGAGCCATCTAGTAATTTTTGATCGTTGAATTCAGTGTTTTTAGAGATGTAATCAATTTGATCTTTTAATGCACCAAACTCTTTGTTTAGTGCATCTTGGTTTTCTTTTGTATTTGTACCATTCGCAGATTGGTTGGAAATGTCACGCATACGAAGTAAAATATTAGATACTGAGTTCATTGCTGAGTCAGCTGTACGGATTAAAGACATACCGTCTTGTGTGTTGTTAGCTGCTACTCCTAAACCGTTTTCACGAGCACGCATACGAGTTGCGATTGCAAGACCTGCTGCATCGTCAGAAGCGTTGTTGATACGTTTACCGCTTGATAAACGGTCCATAGCGTTACTCATTTTAGCTTGGTTTTGACGCATGTATTCTTGCGTACGCATGCTATTAATGTTTGTATTAATTCTCATAATAAGAACCCCCATTTTTTTATATTGACTTTTCTGTTAATTACAAAACGGTAATATACAAAAAAAACAATTTCGAATTTATTGTAATCCTTGCTATAACGGGTGTCAACTTAAAATTTGAATTAATAAATATAAAAAAATAACAGTTTAACAATGTAGTCATTTTTTTATTGCAAAGGATTATTGCAAACTTTTTTAAAAAACTCTAATATTAGATTATCTTTGTTTATCGAAAAGGTGATATTATGGTAGTTGGAAATATAGTAAAAGAAATTCTTGCATATAAAAAAGGACAAATTCAGCAAAAGTTAAGTAGTCCGCAGGCGTTCGTTAGTAGTCGTTTTCAAGATCAATTGCAGAGTGAACCTGCGAAGGAGACGAAGGTTACTCCGCAAACGGCAAAAGTAGAAGATATGAGTCAGCCGGTACAATCTACGAAAATAGAAACGGTTGTTAATAAACTGGTAGAGCCTATAAAAGTAGAGGAAACGAGTAAGCTTGAGGAGACGGAGAAAGCTGAAACGAAGAAAGTGGATGAAGTGCAAGTCGCGCAAAAAGAGTTTGAGCGACGTTTCCCAGAAACGAAAAATGAGACTGCTGATACGTGGGGATTAACGAATAAGTATAATATTCAGAAAATACGTTCTTCAAATGAAGGTAAGTATGAGGATATTATTGATCGCGCTAGTCGTACATATGGAATTCCGAAAACGTTAATTCAAAAAATGATTGAAGTAGAGTCTAATTTTAATCCGAAAACGGTGTCACATGCAGGGGCGATGGGGCTTATGCAGCTTATGCCAGCGAATGTGAAAGAGATGGGTGTAAAAAATCCATTTTCACCAGCTGAAAGTATTGAGGGTGGTGTGAAAGAGTTAAGCGGTTATTTAAAGAAAAATAACGGTGATCTCGTATTAGCGCTTGCTTCTTATAATGCTGGTCCTGGTAATGTAAGAAAGTACGGAGGCGTACCACCATTTAAAGAAACGCAAGGATATATTAAAAAAATATTAAATATCGACGTTTCGAAATAAGAAATTTCATTTATATATAAAGAGAATATGGAATTTTCGTGAACATGATATGGGAGTTGGCTAGATTGAAATTACAAGATGATATTCCGTTAACAATTTATTTTGAAATCGGAAATACAAAAAAGAAAATTGAAGATCTGCTTCATATTACGAAAGGTACATTGTATCGTCTTGAAAATTCAACGAAAAATACGGTGCGTCTTATGCTTGAGAATGAAGAGATTGGAACCGGAAAGATTTTGACGAAGAATGGGAAAATGTACGTTGAAATCGTTGAATTGAAAGGGTAGGGAAGGGGATTTTCATGAGTGGCGATAAATTAAGCCAAGAGCAAATTGATGCCCTGCTGAAGGCGGTAAATGAAGGCGAGGAAATGCCAGCTTTCGCACAAGAAGCAGGGAAGCAAGATAAATTTCAAGAGTATGATTTTAATAGACCAGAGAAGTTCGGTGTTGAGCATTTACGTAGTTTGCAAGCGATTGCGTCGACTTTTGGAAAACAAACGTCACAGGCGTTGTCAGCGCGTATGCGTATTCCGATTGAACTAGAGCCTTCGACCGTTGAGCAAGTTCCGTTTACGAGTGAGTATGTGGAGAAAATGCCGAAAGATTACTATTTATATTGCGTTATTGATCTGGGCCTTCCAGAGCTTGGAGAAATCGTAATTGAAATTGATTTAGCGTTCGTTATTTATATTCATGAATGCTGGCTTGGCGGAGATAGTAAGCGTAACTTTATGATGCGTAGACCGCTAACGGCGTTTGAGTTTTTAACGCTTGATAATATATTTGCTCTTCTTTGTAAAAATTTACAACAATCATTTGAAAGCGTTATTGCGATTGAACCGAAATTTGTAACGACGGAGACAGATCCGAATGCGCTGAAGATTACGACAGCGAGCGATATTATTTCACTATTAAACGTAAATATGAAAACAGATTTTTGGAATACGACAGTTCGTATCGGTATTCCGTTCTTATCTGTTGAAGAAATTATGGATAAGTTGACGTCTGAAAATATTGTCGAACATTCTTCAGATAAGCGTAAAAAGTATACGTCTGAAGTAGAAGTGAAAGTAAATCAAGTGTACAAGCCTGTTCACGTTGCGATTGGTGAGCAAAAAATGACAATGGGCGAGATTGAGCAAATTGAAGTAGGCGATATTATTCCGCTTCATACGAAAGTAACAGACCAACTACGTGGTTATGTAGATGGAAAACATAAATTTAATTGTTTTATCGGGAAAGATGGAACGCGTAAGGCGCTCCTATTTAAAAGTTTTATAGAGTAGGAGGATCCATATGAAGCATGAAGTATCTCCTGTGTCATTAATGGGATTAGAAGAATTTGCCGGGAAGCGAAATGAAGCGGGGAAGGCACATATTGATACCGTTTCAGATATTTCAATTGAACTTGGAGTAAAGCTTGGGAAGTCATCTATTATGCTTGGTGATGTGAAGCAATTAAAAGTTGGCGACGTTCTTGAAGTAGAGAAAAATTTAGGACATAAAGTAGATGTATATTTAAGTGATATGAAAGTCGGTATTGGTGAAGCGATAGTAATGGATGAGAAGTTCGGTATTATTATTTCTGAAATTGAAGCTGATAAGAAACATACAGCGCTTATGAAGGCACAAAATCAAATGCAGGATAAAGAGTAGAGGAGGAGTCATATGTCGTATATGACGACCTTATTTCAAGTCGTTTTACTGTTTGGTGCGCTCGGCTATGGTGCATATTATATGACGAAAAAGACGCGCAAACAGCAGTTTTTTAAGCAAGGTGAAAACGGACACATTCAAGTGAAAGACGGCGTGTATTTAAATCATCAAACGAGCGCCTTTTTGTTTGAAGTGGACGGAAAGCAAGTGTTCACTGTTATTAGTAATAACGGTGTACAATCTGTGCAGTTAACAGGGACAGGAAATCAGTTTCAACAAGCGCTAGAAGACGCGGTGAAGAGTGAAACGAAAAAAGTAGAGGATCCATCATGAGAATAAAGAAACAGTTATCGTTATTTGCCGTTATTTTCGCATTTTCTATTATTTTTTCATTTGTTTTTGTAAATCCAGCGTATGCAGCCCCGAACGGCTTTATTAATTTCGAAAATGGAAAAGAGTTTACGAGTAATTCAAGTGTACAACTATTCGCACTCGTTACCCTGCTATCATTATCTTCTTCTATCGTTCTTTTATTTACGCATTTTACGTATTTCATGATTGTTCTTGGGATTACTCGTCAAGGACTTGGGGTTATGAATTTACCACCAAACCAAGTGCTTGTTGGACTCGCATTATTTTTATCGCTGTTTACAATGCAGCCAGTGCTTGGTCAATTAAAGAGTGATGTGTGGGACCCGATGACGAAAGAAAAAATAACAGTAAGTCAAGCTGCGGAGACGACAGCTCCGATTATGAAAGATTATATGTCGAAGCATACGTATAAGCATGATTTGAAAATGATGCTGAAAGTGCGCGGAGAAGAGTTGCCGAAAGATTTAAAGGATCTTTCATTGTTTACGCTTGTGCCATCCTTTACGTTAACGCAAATTCAAAAAGGTTTACTTACAGGGATGTTCATTTATTTAGCGTTTGTCTTTATTGATTTAATTATTAGTACACTTTTAATGTACCTTGGGATGATGATGGTACCGCCGATGATTTTAAGTTTACCATTTAAAATACTCGTTTTCGTATATTTAGGTGGATATACAAAAATCGTCGATATTATGTTTAAGACGGTCGCCTGAAGCGTTTGATGCTATGTGATAGGAGTCATATAAATGAATACATCACCAATTATAGATATTTTCCAAACCTTTTTTTATAAAGGGGTTATGATTTTAATGCCGATTGCCGTTGTAAGTATGATTGTCGTTATTATTATCGCGGTTATTATGGCGATGATGCAAATTCAAGAGCAAACGCTGACGTTTTTACCGAAAATGGCGAGTATTGTGCTCGTTATTATCATTTTAGGTCCGTGGATGTTTCAAGAGTTAACGATGCTTATTTTAGATTTATTTGATAAAATCCCATCGCTATTGCGTTCGTACTAAGATAGGTGAACTGAAATGAATATGGAATTATGGGCGGCGACGTTTTTTGCGTTTTGTCGCATTACTTCATTTTTATATTTTCTACCGTTTTTCTCAGGCCGATCAATTCCGGCGATGGCAAAGGTTACATTTGGACTCGCTCTTTCGATTACAGTGGCAGATCAAGTGGATGTCTCTCACATAAAGACAGTTTGGGATGTAGCAGCTTATGCAGGAACGCAAATTGTAATTGGATTATCACTTTCAAAAATTGTAGAGATGCTGTGGAACATTCCGAAAATGGCAGGGCATATTTTAGACTTTGATATCGGTTTATCACAGGCGAGTTTATTTGATGTAAATGCAGGGTCACAGTCCACTTTGCTATCAACAATTTTTGATATATTTTTTCTTATTATTTTTATTTCACTGGGCGGCATTAACTATTTCGTTGCCACGATTTTAAAGTCGTTTCAATATACAGAGGCGATTTCAAAATTGTTGACGACTAGTTTTTTAGATAGTCTACTTGCAACGTTATTATTTGCGATTACATCAGCGGTCGAAATTGCGTTGCCGCTTATGGGCAGTTTATTCATCATTAACTTCGTTCTTATTTTAATCGCAAAAAACGCACCGCAATTAAACGTTTTTATGAATGCGTACGTGATTAAAATTACGTGTGGTATTTTGTTTATCGCGATGAGCGTACCGATGCTCGGTTATGTGTTTAAAAATATGACAGACGTATTACTAGAAGAGTATACGAAACTATTTAACTTTTTCTTAACGAAGTAGGGGGACGCGCATGGCAAAGGATAATAAAACAGAAAAGGCCACCCCGCAGAAGCGTAAAAAATCGCGTGAAGAAGGGAATATCGCCCGGAGTAAAGATTTAAATAATTTATTTTCCATTCTCGTATTAGCAGTTGTCGTTTACTTTTTCGGAGATTGGCTCGGCTATGAGATTGCACATTCCGTAGCGGTGCTGTTTGATCAAATTGGAAAAAATACAGATTCGACCGAGTATTTTTATTTAATGGGGATATTACTTCTGAAAGTATCGGCTCCTATATTAATACTCGTATACGCTTTTCATTTGTTCAATTATATGATTCAAGTCGGTTTCTTATTTTCTTCTAAAGTAATTAAGCCGAAAGCGTCACGTATTAATCCGAAAAATTATTTTACGAGATTGTTTAGCCGTAAAAGTTTAGTAGATATTTTGAAATCACTGTTTTATATGGGATTAATCGGTTATGTTTCGTACGTTCTCTTTAAAAAGAATTTAGAGAAGATTGTTAGTATGATTGGATTTAACTGGACAGCGTCACTTACTGAAATTATTAGCCAAATTAAATTTATCTTTCTAGCCATTTTAATTATTTTAATCGTTCTTTCTATTATTGATTTCATTTATCAAAAATGGGAGTACGAACAAGATATTAAAATGAAAAAAGAAGAAGTGAAACAAGAGCATAAAGATAATGAAGGGGACCCGCAAGTAAAGGGGAAACGAAAAAACTTTATGCATGCCATCTTGCAAGGGACAATTGCGAAGAAGATGGATGGTGCAACGTTTATTGTGAACAACCCGACGCATATTTCAGTGGTACTTCGTTACAATAAACAAGTTGATGCGGCGCCTATTGTCGTTGCAAAAGGGGAAGATGAGCTCGCATTATATATACGAACGCTTGCCCGTGAACAAGAAATACCAATGGTGGAAAACCGTCCGCTTGCTCGTTCTTTATATTACCAAGTTGAGGAAGACGAGACGATTCCAGAAGATTTATACGTAGCTGTAATTGAAGTTATGCGCTATTTAATTCAAACGAACGAACTTGAAGTATAATAGCGCGTTTGGAGGGTATCTCTTTGTTTAAGATGGATTCTGCAAGAACCTATTTTTCTATCTTTTTAGCAGCGTCATTCGTTGTGGCGCTCTTAATTCCACTTCCACCATTTATACTTGATATCGTTATCGTTTTTCTACTAAGTATGTCAGTGCTTATTTATATGCGAGCTACAAGTATTAACGAGTGGGATGAATTAAAGTCATTTCCGACGATGTTGTTATTAATCGGGATTTTCCGCGTATCGATTAACGTTTCGACGACGCGAGCGATTTTAACAGACGGAAATGCGGGTCATGTTATTGAAGAGTTCGGTCAGTTCGTAATTGGCGGGAACTTATTAATTGGTATCGTTATTTTTATAGTTTTAATCATATTCCAGTTTATCGTTGCAAACGGTGCGTCTCGTACAGCTGAAGTAGCAGCTCGTTTTACACTTGATTCTTTACCAGGGAAACAAATGTCTATCGATGCTGACTTGAATCAGCGTCTTATTACAGAAAAAGATGCACAGGTAAAACGAAAAAAATTAAATATGGAGACAGAGTTTTACGGAGCGATGGATGGTGCCGGAAAGTTCATTAAAGGGGACGTTATTTTCGGGATTGTCATTTTATTTGTAAACATTATTTTCGGTTTAATTGTTGGTATGATGCAGCAAGGAATGAGCTTTGCAGATGCGGCTATTCACTATACACAGTTAACTGTCGGTGACGGAATTGTAAACCAAATCGGTTCGTTAATGCTTGCGATTTCAACAGGTATTATCGTAACGCGAGTATTTGACGGTTCATCTGATACAGTAACTGAAGGAATCTTTAAAGAGTTATTAGCGCATGAAGTTGTTGTATATGCGCTTGGTGGTTTATTTATCGCAATGGGTGTTTTTACACCGTTACCATTTCTACCATTTGCTCTCGTTGGAGGCACGATTGTTTTCTTAGGAGTTCGTAATAAAAAGCGAATAAAGAAAGAAAAAGAAGACGAGCTTCAAAAAGAATTAGAAATGATTCAAGGCGATGAAGAGCAACTGCAACAAGTGGAAGATTCATTCGGCGTCTTTACAGATAAATATCCAATTATTGTAGAGCTCGGTTTAGATTTAGCGGCACTTGTAAAGCAGAAGATAAACGGGGAAACAGCCCGTGATAAAGTTGTTCTTATGAGGAAGTCGATTATTACCGACCTTGGTATTAACGTTCCTGGAATTAACTTTAAAGATAATACGAGCTTTAGACCACGCGGACGTTACATTATTCGTATTAAAGGT
This Bacillus mycoides DNA region includes the following protein-coding sequences:
- a CDS encoding flagellar biosynthetic protein FliR translates to MNMELWAATFFAFCRITSFLYFLPFFSGRSIPAMAKVTFGLALSITVADQVDVSHIKTVWDVAAYAGTQIVIGLSLSKIVEMLWNIPKMAGHILDFDIGLSQASLFDVNAGSQSTLLSTIFDIFFLIIFISLGGINYFVATILKSFQYTEAISKLLTTSFLDSLLATLLFAITSAVEIALPLMGSLFIINFVLILIAKNAPQLNVFMNAYVIKITCGILFIAMSVPMLGYVFKNMTDVLLEEYTKLFNFFLTK
- a CDS encoding flagellin, translated to MRINTNINSMRTQEYMRQNQAKMSNAMDRLSSGKRINNASDDAAGLAIATRMRARENGLGVAANNTQDGMSLIRTADSAMNSVSNILLRMRDISNQSANGTNTKENQDALNKEFGALKDQIDYISKNTEFNDQKLLDGSKDSIAIQTLDNADTSKQININLSNVSTETLKLDKLSISGTGTQTIKITDADLTNAAEDIKALKAAQKKLAELPDGTGKEADGTTVIPKAKDEDIQAAVDNFKQAFDKVKGLMSDENIGKIEAKFTAYNSAKDLDTAQNIGKELNPTTMIAAGDIQKTGPNASAAIKSIDSALETIASNRATLGATLNRLDFNVNNLKSQASSMASAASQIEDADMAKEMSEMTKFKILNEAGISMLSQANQTPQMVSKLLQ
- the flhA gene encoding flagellar biosynthesis protein FlhA translates to MFKMDSARTYFSIFLAASFVVALLIPLPPFILDIVIVFLLSMSVLIYMRATSINEWDELKSFPTMLLLIGIFRVSINVSTTRAILTDGNAGHVIEEFGQFVIGGNLLIGIVIFIVLIIFQFIVANGASRTAEVAARFTLDSLPGKQMSIDADLNQRLITEKDAQVKRKKLNMETEFYGAMDGAGKFIKGDVIFGIVILFVNIIFGLIVGMMQQGMSFADAAIHYTQLTVGDGIVNQIGSLMLAISTGIIVTRVFDGSSDTVTEGIFKELLAHEVVVYALGGLFIAMGVFTPLPFLPFALVGGTIVFLGVRNKKRIKKEKEDELQKELEMIQGDEEQLQQVEDSFGVFTDKYPIIVELGLDLAALVKQKINGETARDKVVLMRKSIITDLGINVPGINFKDNTSFRPRGRYIIRIKGAKAAEGVLKSGYLLALKTPNVMADLDAEPAKDPIFGEDGYWILEHMVQDAQMKGYQVLEPLSILITHLDVVVRRNLHELIQRQHVKDLIQSLETDNGVLLEEIKKKEIDLSLVQNVIKQLLKEGISIRDLPTIIEGIIDGKEIYQNHVDGVTAFVRECISKVICESAKNPDGKIYAALFADSIELDADVVNNSYQGYLLNWDLDLETRVVEQVQRVFKQARLMGREPVLLTRRKDFRFAIVRLLERYQIEAKVLCISELAPEIVVDQIAYIE
- a CDS encoding flagellar biosynthetic protein FliQ → MNTSPIIDIFQTFFYKGVMILMPIAVVSMIVVIIIAVIMAMMQIQEQTLTFLPKMASIVLVIIILGPWMFQELTMLILDLFDKIPSLLRSY
- a CDS encoding lytic transglycosylase domain-containing protein; this encodes MVVGNIVKEILAYKKGQIQQKLSSPQAFVSSRFQDQLQSEPAKETKVTPQTAKVEDMSQPVQSTKIETVVNKLVEPIKVEETSKLEETEKAETKKVDEVQVAQKEFERRFPETKNETADTWGLTNKYNIQKIRSSNEGKYEDIIDRASRTYGIPKTLIQKMIEVESNFNPKTVSHAGAMGLMQLMPANVKEMGVKNPFSPAESIEGGVKELSGYLKKNNGDLVLALASYNAGPGNVRKYGGVPPFKETQGYIKKILNIDVSK
- a CDS encoding flagellar motor switch protein FliN, producing the protein MKHEVSPVSLMGLEEFAGKRNEAGKAHIDTVSDISIELGVKLGKSSIMLGDVKQLKVGDVLEVEKNLGHKVDVYLSDMKVGIGEAIVMDEKFGIIISEIEADKKHTALMKAQNQMQDKE
- the fliM gene encoding flagellar motor switch protein FliM, whose product is MSGDKLSQEQIDALLKAVNEGEEMPAFAQEAGKQDKFQEYDFNRPEKFGVEHLRSLQAIASTFGKQTSQALSARMRIPIELEPSTVEQVPFTSEYVEKMPKDYYLYCVIDLGLPELGEIVIEIDLAFVIYIHECWLGGDSKRNFMMRRPLTAFEFLTLDNIFALLCKNLQQSFESVIAIEPKFVTTETDPNALKITTASDIISLLNVNMKTDFWNTTVRIGIPFLSVEEIMDKLTSENIVEHSSDKRKKYTSEVEVKVNQVYKPVHVAIGEQKMTMGEIEQIEVGDIIPLHTKVTDQLRGYVDGKHKFNCFIGKDGTRKALLFKSFIE
- a CDS encoding flagellar motor switch protein FliN encodes the protein MKLQDDIPLTIYFEIGNTKKKIEDLLHITKGTLYRLENSTKNTVRLMLENEEIGTGKILTKNGKMYVEIVELKG
- a CDS encoding flagellar type III secretion system pore protein FliP, with translation MRIKKQLSLFAVIFAFSIIFSFVFVNPAYAAPNGFINFENGKEFTSNSSVQLFALVTLLSLSSSIVLLFTHFTYFMIVLGITRQGLGVMNLPPNQVLVGLALFLSLFTMQPVLGQLKSDVWDPMTKEKITVSQAAETTAPIMKDYMSKHTYKHDLKMMLKVRGEELPKDLKDLSLFTLVPSFTLTQIQKGLLTGMFIYLAFVFIDLIISTLLMYLGMMMVPPMILSLPFKILVFVYLGGYTKIVDIMFKTVA
- the flhB gene encoding flagellar type III secretion system protein FlhB, with translation MAKDNKTEKATPQKRKKSREEGNIARSKDLNNLFSILVLAVVVYFFGDWLGYEIAHSVAVLFDQIGKNTDSTEYFYLMGILLLKVSAPILILVYAFHLFNYMIQVGFLFSSKVIKPKASRINPKNYFTRLFSRKSLVDILKSLFYMGLIGYVSYVLFKKNLEKIVSMIGFNWTASLTEIISQIKFIFLAILIILIVLSIIDFIYQKWEYEQDIKMKKEEVKQEHKDNEGDPQVKGKRKNFMHAILQGTIAKKMDGATFIVNNPTHISVVLRYNKQVDAAPIVVAKGEDELALYIRTLAREQEIPMVENRPLARSLYYQVEEDETIPEDLYVAVIEVMRYLIQTNELEV